In Xylanibacter ruminicola 23, a single genomic region encodes these proteins:
- a CDS encoding glycosyl transferase, with protein MRILLFEDYSTLHTLLAKGLRELGHQVTLVGNGNMFHDLPRDIDIRRSDGPFSGIRHMARMLSLLPRFTGYDIVQLINPDCFGLKAEREYFFYDFLRRHNRKMVVGAFGCDWYWVDDGLHHKTFRYGDFYIGNQMRNDAAAQQFIHEYVNTAKGDYCRYVMEDADRIPTCLYEYQACYAHYFPEKSEYIPLPIEIENDTPTHLFDGKRLRFFIGIDKARSQYKGTDIMLSALEHIAAKHPDSCDIIKVENLSYADYQQSMNSSDVMLDQLYSYTPSMNSLLAMSKGIIVVGGGEPEQYDLIHETSLRPIINVEPTYESVCAQLEWLITHPQKINQLKADSISYVKKHHDYKQIALSYEAMYQSLLQQSERR; from the coding sequence ATGAGGATACTACTCTTTGAGGATTATAGCACGCTGCACACTCTGTTGGCAAAGGGGCTGCGCGAGTTAGGCCATCAAGTAACACTGGTGGGCAATGGCAATATGTTTCACGATCTGCCGCGCGACATCGATATACGGCGCAGCGATGGTCCTTTTTCCGGCATCCGCCACATGGCCCGGATGCTCAGTCTGCTGCCACGCTTCACAGGCTATGACATCGTGCAACTCATCAATCCCGACTGCTTCGGCTTAAAGGCAGAAAGAGAGTATTTCTTCTACGATTTTCTGCGCCGTCACAACCGCAAAATGGTGGTGGGGGCTTTTGGTTGCGACTGGTATTGGGTGGACGATGGCTTGCACCACAAGACCTTCAGATATGGCGATTTCTATATTGGCAACCAGATGCGCAACGACGCTGCTGCCCAACAGTTTATTCACGAATATGTAAACACGGCCAAGGGCGACTACTGTCGCTATGTGATGGAAGATGCCGACCGAATCCCCACCTGCCTCTACGAATACCAGGCTTGCTATGCCCATTATTTCCCCGAGAAGAGCGAATATATCCCGTTGCCCATAGAGATAGAGAACGACACCCCTACTCACCTGTTCGATGGTAAACGCCTACGTTTCTTCATCGGCATCGACAAGGCTCGCAGCCAGTACAAGGGCACCGACATCATGCTGAGTGCTCTGGAGCACATAGCCGCCAAGCATCCCGACTCCTGCGATATCATCAAAGTGGAGAACTTGTCCTATGCCGACTATCAGCAGTCTATGAATAGCAGCGACGTGATGCTCGACCAACTATACAGCTACACCCCTTCCATGAACTCGCTGCTGGCCATGAGCAAGGGCATCATCGTGGTGGGCGGTGGCGAACCCGAACAATACGACCTGATTCATGAAACCAGTCTGCGCCCCATCATCAATGTTGAGCCCACCTATGAAAGTGTGTGCGCCCAGTTAGAGTGGCTGATAACCCATCCTCAAAAAATCAACCAATTAAAGGCCGACAGCATCAGCTACGTCAAGAAACATCACGATTACAAACAGATTGCCCTCAGCTACGAGGCCATGTACCAGTCATTACTTCAGCAATCTGAGCGCCGATAA
- a CDS encoding glycosyltransferase produces the protein MHILEIPSFFTPYGGEFCLEQAKALKALGHEVRILSNVQLGITIGGKDFLVLPSCRFEHERDGITIYQSYQRGLPRMVHHNVMCWVDIVCSMFTEYVAKYGKPDILHAHCAKWAGYAAMQIRKQYDIPYVITEHLPKDIFKLELGEAPTTAWQVPLLKEAYHEAVQVITVSDELVAELADYFGHDFCHVTISNVVDTDFYAFKKRQPLDGRPFVFCCPAVFNHRKGYDVLFKAFALLAKVCPETELHIAGRGTDSKDCRKLMRFYGLKGNVTCHGALDAEGMKRLYYQSDALVLATRNESQGLVIAEAMSTGIPAISTQGVPKSMQLDAGFRYVPVGDAEALMKEMQKAVGRPVTEEEGRHLAELVERRFAPSVIGAQIAEVMTGTWPRS, from the coding sequence ATGCACATACTCGAAATCCCTTCATTCTTTACCCCTTACGGAGGCGAGTTCTGTTTGGAGCAGGCTAAAGCTTTAAAGGCTTTAGGACATGAGGTTCGTATTTTAAGTAATGTGCAATTAGGTATCACCATCGGAGGGAAGGACTTTCTGGTCCTTCCCTCTTGTCGTTTTGAGCACGAGCGCGATGGTATTACCATTTATCAGAGCTATCAGCGTGGTTTGCCACGCATGGTACACCACAATGTCATGTGTTGGGTGGATATAGTGTGCTCGATGTTTACCGAGTATGTAGCTAAATACGGCAAACCGGATATTCTGCATGCCCACTGTGCCAAATGGGCTGGCTATGCTGCTATGCAAATCAGAAAGCAGTACGATATCCCGTACGTCATTACCGAGCATTTGCCAAAGGATATATTTAAGTTGGAACTTGGCGAAGCACCAACTACAGCTTGGCAGGTGCCGCTGCTGAAGGAGGCTTATCATGAGGCTGTCCAGGTGATTACCGTGTCGGATGAGCTGGTGGCTGAGTTGGCTGACTATTTTGGACATGATTTTTGCCATGTCACCATCAGCAATGTGGTGGATACCGACTTCTATGCATTCAAGAAACGACAACCCTTGGATGGCCGTCCGTTTGTTTTCTGTTGCCCTGCGGTGTTTAACCATCGCAAAGGCTATGACGTGCTGTTCAAGGCCTTTGCCCTTTTGGCAAAGGTGTGTCCTGAAACAGAATTGCATATCGCTGGACGTGGTACTGATAGTAAGGACTGCCGAAAGCTGATGAGATTCTATGGACTGAAAGGCAACGTGACATGTCATGGCGCATTGGATGCCGAGGGGATGAAACGGCTATACTATCAGTCGGATGCCTTGGTGCTGGCCACTCGCAATGAGTCGCAAGGACTGGTGATAGCCGAGGCGATGAGCACTGGCATACCTGCCATATCAACCCAAGGGGTGCCCAAGAGTATGCAGTTGGATGCTGGTTTTCGCTATGTGCCAGTAGGCGATGCCGAAGCTTTGATGAAGGAGATGCAGAAAGCCGTCGGCCGACCTGTGACAGAAGAGGAAGGGCGACATCTGGCAGAACTGGTGGAAAGGCGTTTCGCGCCAAGTGTTATCGGCGCTCAGATTGCTGAAGTAATGACTGGTACATGGCCTCGTAGCTGA
- a CDS encoding 30S ribosomal protein S16, with the protein MATKIRLQRGGRKGYAFYSIVIADARAPRDGRFTEKIGTYNPNTNPATVDLNFERALYWVETGAQPTDTVRNILSREGVYLMKHLKGGVKKGAFDEAAAQKKFDAWKADKQNGLNKIAEAEAKAKKDAAANALKAEKAVNEAIAKKVADKKAAEAAAKAEAEAAAAAAEAPATEEAPAEA; encoded by the coding sequence ATGGCAACAAAAATCAGATTGCAGCGCGGTGGTCGCAAAGGTTATGCTTTCTACAGCATCGTAATCGCCGACGCTCGTGCACCACGTGATGGTCGTTTCACTGAAAAGATTGGTACTTACAACCCTAACACCAATCCTGCCACAGTTGACCTGAATTTCGAGCGTGCACTGTACTGGGTAGAGACAGGTGCTCAGCCCACTGACACTGTACGTAACATCCTGAGCCGTGAGGGCGTTTACCTGATGAAGCACCTGAAGGGTGGCGTAAAGAAGGGCGCTTTCGATGAGGCTGCTGCACAGAAGAAGTTCGACGCCTGGAAGGCTGACAAGCAGAACGGTCTGAACAAGATCGCTGAGGCTGAGGCTAAGGCTAAGAAGGACGCTGCTGCTAATGCCCTGAAGGCTGAGAAGGCCGTTAACGAGGCAATTGCTAAGAAGGTAGCTGACAAGAAGGCTGCTGAGGCTGCTGCTAAGGCTGAGGCCGAGGCTGCTGCTGCCGCTGCTGAGGCTCCCGCTACTGAGGAGGCTCCTGCTGAGGCATAA
- a CDS encoding glycosyltransferase family 2 protein, with protein sequence MSQRNEKQLSILIPVYNQVCVELVNRLHEQAVNLGIDFEILVADDGSTDPSCIEANSAIDNLSNCRFLRQPENMGRAAIRNYLARESSLAYLLYIDSDMSIISPDFLSRYLSCLPATVVDGGVVIKATNDNQKQLLRYRYEKSEELNHIATERQKRPYQHLHTANLLIERQLMLQHPFCERIRHYGYEDVLLGKTLQRHHVPIVHIDNPVGFCTFESNADFVAKTEEGLRTLCEFRNELRGYSRLLTLVQGIHIPAILWLIRLWHRLFGATEKRNLCGSRPLLSLYQLYRLGYYLTLLKHREG encoded by the coding sequence ATGTCACAACGTAACGAAAAACAGTTATCCATTCTGATTCCAGTGTACAATCAGGTATGCGTGGAATTGGTAAACCGATTGCATGAGCAAGCGGTAAATCTTGGCATTGATTTTGAGATACTTGTAGCCGATGACGGGTCGACAGATCCAAGTTGTATCGAGGCTAACAGTGCGATAGATAATCTGAGTAATTGCAGATTCCTAAGGCAGCCCGAAAACATGGGGCGTGCTGCCATCCGTAATTATCTGGCTCGCGAGTCATCCCTCGCGTACCTATTATATATAGATAGCGATATGAGTATCATCAGCCCCGATTTTCTTTCGCGCTATTTATCATGCTTACCAGCTACAGTGGTTGATGGTGGTGTGGTAATCAAAGCCACAAACGACAACCAGAAACAATTGCTACGCTATCGTTATGAGAAATCCGAGGAACTGAACCACATAGCAACAGAACGCCAGAAGCGCCCCTACCAGCATCTGCACACTGCCAATCTGCTGATAGAACGCCAACTGATGTTGCAACACCCTTTCTGCGAACGCATCAGGCATTATGGCTACGAAGATGTGTTGTTAGGCAAAACGCTGCAGCGCCATCATGTGCCCATTGTTCATATCGATAATCCAGTTGGGTTCTGCACCTTCGAATCGAATGCCGATTTTGTGGCAAAAACCGAAGAAGGTCTGCGCACACTCTGCGAATTCCGCAACGAACTGAGAGGCTATTCGCGTTTGCTCACATTAGTTCAGGGTATCCATATCCCCGCCATTCTGTGGCTCATCCGCCTGTGGCACCGATTGTTTGGAGCAACAGAAAAGCGGAACCTTTGTGGATCCCGCCCTCTACTCTCTCTTTATCAATTATACCGCTTGGGGTATTATCTTACTCTACTCAAGCACCGAGAAGGTTAG
- a CDS encoding glycoside hydrolase family 2 TIM barrel-domain containing protein — protein sequence MRKLVLLCVCGAFSVASAQKTPVWRDASVNQQNREARRAHFFAFENEDKAKGDKKQSDRYLSMEGKWKFNFVKNHQDAPKGFYALMYDDSKWVDFPVPGLFEIEGYGDKTYKNMGYAWCTTFKNEPPYIGETNNYTGSYRRTFDLPANWKGQEVFFHVGSATSNLAVWVNGKYVGYSEDSKVAAEFNITKYLKPGKNLIAMQIMRWCDGSYLEDQDFWRFTGIAREVYLYATPKVHIKDITIGQDYVQGNGVLNVDVKLAGKANLEASLYDAAGNAVAEGLKFNVSSLMFNVPNAKAWTAETPNLYTLFIYLKQGNKTLEVIKKKIGFRHIEIKGGQLLVNGKAILIKGADRHELDPDGGYIVSVDRMIQDIKIMKQLNINAVRTCHYPDDPRWYDLCDEYGIYLTAESNLESHGMGYNEKTLAIRPDFEKAHIERQEGNMITYKNHPSIIVWSLGNEAGYGANFEKAYAWVKAYDKTRPCQYERAGIEGATDIYCPMYADYNWSEKYSKGEVTGGKVEKPLIQCEYAHAMGNSMGGFEEYWDLIRKEPHYQGGYIWDFVDQGMRDKSKVTGKEIFTYGGDYGRYPASDYNFNCNGIIAPDRRLNPHAYEVRYYYQNAWIADKGLKEGRFEVYNENFFKTLDDLELEWFVGGAGAHHHDGNRPEGMTFGHGGKIDVSGIAPQQRKVITDETLKKTIERVLGHHGDQEIFVIFQFKTKEAEPLVEKGQVMARQQFALSNYQYPTLNIKHETLNIKHETLNIKHETINTEETESYVKMEAAGTTLTIGKWSGWIDYLDVDGKAMLVDRESIVPEFWRAPTDNDYGAGLQNRFGVWKNPQMKLKDCKVDGNTVTSVFDMPDVKATLTMTYTLTAEGEVIVRQQLAADKEAKVAPMFRYGMQLQMPQEFDAICYYGRGPVENYIDRNSSEFIGVYENKVSNEYFSYIRPQESGNHTDVRWFRVVNAEGNGLEFYSNAPMEASALKFLTEDLDDGAVKDKKIGRHSGDLVERPLTQVHIQQRQMGLGCVNSWGAWPRKEYMMEYKDYDFTFAIRPVKK from the coding sequence ATTAGGAAACTTGTATTATTATGTGTGTGTGGTGCATTCTCAGTTGCGAGTGCACAGAAAACACCCGTGTGGAGGGACGCCAGTGTGAACCAGCAGAACCGCGAAGCGCGTAGGGCACACTTCTTTGCCTTCGAGAATGAGGACAAAGCTAAGGGCGACAAAAAGCAGAGCGACCGCTACCTGTCGATGGAGGGTAAGTGGAAGTTCAATTTCGTAAAGAACCATCAGGATGCGCCTAAGGGATTCTATGCCCTGATGTACGACGACTCTAAATGGGTGGATTTTCCTGTTCCCGGTTTGTTTGAGATTGAGGGCTATGGCGACAAGACCTATAAGAACATGGGATATGCTTGGTGCACAACCTTTAAGAACGAACCTCCATACATTGGCGAGACGAACAACTACACGGGTTCGTATCGTCGCACTTTCGACCTGCCTGCAAACTGGAAAGGTCAGGAGGTTTTCTTCCATGTAGGTTCGGCTACCAGTAACCTGGCTGTTTGGGTGAACGGTAAGTATGTGGGCTACTCGGAGGATTCGAAGGTGGCTGCAGAGTTTAATATCACCAAGTATCTGAAGCCAGGTAAGAACCTGATTGCCATGCAGATTATGCGTTGGTGCGATGGTAGCTATCTGGAGGATCAGGACTTCTGGCGCTTCACGGGTATTGCCCGCGAGGTGTATCTCTATGCTACACCTAAGGTGCACATCAAGGATATTACCATCGGTCAGGACTACGTGCAGGGCAATGGTGTGCTGAACGTGGATGTGAAACTGGCTGGTAAGGCTAACCTTGAAGCAAGCCTATACGATGCTGCGGGAAATGCAGTGGCTGAAGGACTGAAATTTAATGTTTCATCTTTAATGTTTAATGTACCTAATGCCAAGGCTTGGACTGCTGAGACGCCTAACCTGTACACCTTATTTATATATCTGAAGCAGGGCAATAAGACACTTGAGGTTATCAAGAAGAAGATTGGTTTCCGCCACATTGAGATTAAGGGCGGACAGCTGCTGGTGAACGGTAAGGCTATCCTGATTAAGGGTGCCGACCGCCACGAGTTGGATCCTGATGGTGGCTACATCGTGAGTGTGGATCGCATGATTCAGGATATTAAGATAATGAAGCAGTTGAACATCAATGCTGTGCGTACCTGTCACTATCCCGACGATCCACGTTGGTATGACCTGTGCGATGAGTATGGTATCTACCTGACTGCTGAGAGCAACCTGGAGAGCCATGGTATGGGTTACAATGAGAAGACTCTGGCTATCCGTCCTGATTTTGAAAAGGCTCACATTGAGCGTCAGGAGGGTAACATGATTACTTATAAGAACCACCCCAGCATTATTGTGTGGAGCTTGGGTAACGAGGCTGGCTATGGTGCCAACTTTGAGAAGGCTTACGCTTGGGTGAAGGCATACGATAAGACACGTCCATGCCAGTATGAGCGTGCAGGCATCGAGGGTGCTACAGATATCTACTGCCCCATGTATGCCGACTATAACTGGAGCGAGAAATACTCGAAGGGTGAAGTGACTGGCGGTAAGGTTGAGAAGCCACTGATTCAGTGTGAGTATGCTCATGCCATGGGTAACTCGATGGGTGGATTCGAAGAGTACTGGGACCTGATTCGCAAGGAGCCTCACTACCAGGGTGGTTACATCTGGGACTTTGTAGATCAGGGTATGCGCGATAAGAGCAAGGTTACTGGTAAGGAGATATTTACTTATGGTGGCGACTATGGCCGCTATCCTGCCAGCGACTACAACTTTAACTGTAATGGTATTATCGCACCCGACCGCCGACTGAACCCTCATGCCTATGAGGTGCGTTACTACTATCAGAACGCCTGGATTGCTGATAAGGGATTGAAAGAAGGACGCTTTGAGGTTTACAACGAGAACTTCTTTAAGACACTCGACGACCTGGAGCTGGAGTGGTTTGTTGGTGGCGCAGGTGCACATCATCACGATGGCAACCGTCCTGAGGGTATGACCTTTGGACACGGTGGTAAGATTGATGTGAGCGGTATTGCTCCACAACAGCGTAAGGTGATTACTGATGAGACACTGAAAAAGACCATCGAGCGTGTGCTGGGTCACCATGGCGATCAGGAGATTTTCGTGATCTTCCAGTTCAAAACCAAGGAGGCTGAGCCACTGGTAGAGAAGGGACAGGTGATGGCTCGCCAGCAGTTTGCACTGAGCAACTATCAGTATCCTACATTAAACATTAAACATGAAACATTAAACATTAAACATGAAACATTAAACATTAAACATGAAACAATAAACACTGAAGAAACTGAGAGCTATGTAAAGATGGAGGCTGCTGGTACGACACTGACCATTGGTAAGTGGAGTGGTTGGATTGACTATCTGGATGTGGATGGTAAGGCCATGCTGGTGGATCGCGAGAGCATCGTTCCAGAGTTCTGGCGTGCACCAACAGATAACGACTACGGTGCTGGACTGCAGAACCGCTTTGGTGTTTGGAAGAACCCACAGATGAAACTGAAGGACTGCAAGGTTGATGGCAACACCGTGACATCGGTATTTGATATGCCTGATGTGAAGGCTACTCTGACCATGACCTACACACTGACTGCCGAGGGTGAGGTGATTGTTCGCCAGCAGTTGGCTGCTGATAAGGAGGCCAAGGTGGCTCCGATGTTCCGTTATGGCATGCAGCTGCAGATGCCTCAGGAGTTTGATGCTATCTGCTACTATGGTCGTGGTCCGGTGGAGAACTATATCGACCGCAATTCGAGCGAGTTTATCGGCGTGTACGAAAATAAGGTTTCGAACGAGTACTTCTCTTACATCCGTCCACAGGAGTCTGGTAACCACACCGATGTGCGTTGGTTCCGCGTAGTGAATGCTGAGGGCAACGGACTGGAGTTCTACAGCAATGCGCCTATGGAGGCCAGCGCGCTGAAGTTCCTGACTGAGGATCTGGACGACGGTGCTGTGAAGGACAAGAAGATTGGACGCCATTCTGGAGACCTGGTTGAGCGCCCACTGACTCAGGTGCACATTCAGCAGCGCCAGATGGGATTGGGATGCGTAAACTCATGGGGTGCATGGCCCAGAAAAGAGTATATGATGGAGTATAAGGATTATGACTTTACATTCGCTATCCGACCAGTGAAAAAATAA